gttgcggagtctgctggtggtggcacagatgctcctgtaccttctgcctgAATGAAGattttgaagaaaaacaatTGCTAGCGTCTTAAGGCATTATTGATGAGTCATACTCAAAACGGCCATATTTAACGTCATTGATATTACTAATTAAAGATAATATACTGATTGCTCAAAAAACTTTTGGATGTTATATATTGCTATAATCATTAGTAATAGTACTAATAACTGGGACAAAAAGTTGATGGTGAGTGAGTTCTTTGACTGGATTTTCTCCATTTATAATAAAAGCATTGTTGCTGTGTCTGCATTTCTATCCAAGCATGTCAAAACGTGTCGGCTGTGCCTTTAAACACACTTGACCCGACTCAGACAGGCTTTTAAAAGTATCTGCAGCCAGTTACACAAGTTCAGTTATAAGTCAGGCTGCAAAGTCTATCCCAAAACTTCAGATAGTTATACTTCACCCCTCCAAATGGGCAGGAtaagtgtgtttaatgtgttgcGCCGTGTTGTGTACATTAGGGTTAGGCTTATAGCAGGAGTTGGATCAGATCCAGCTTGTTTTTCCTGTACTATCTTGTCAGAGTGTACCACACCCCCTACTCAATCATCAGATCTATGGCTCCATACCACCAGCGTGGTTGAGTAATTTTCTCCAACCATACTGGGCTTGGCTGACCAACTCGAAACTAGCTGTGATGTTGACTATTAGTGCTAAGTCACAAACTCATTACAACCTCTCTGAAAGGGGCACGATTCCCTAAGAGTCTGGCATAGAATCCCTACATTGTACTATTGATACTATGGCATGAGCTCTCATTTTGTTCATCGATCTCTTGATCTTGTGACATTCCATGAAGATAAGTGCCCGACAATGCTATTTGGACCGGCTGGTGGCCATGTGATTTTCAGACCAAGTGGGTGAAGAAACGCACAAGGGTATCCCTTGAATTAGCAGTGGCTGGCCTACTGGTTAATGGATGTCATCACCACATTGTGCTAGACACCCAGCTCCGCCCTTGATGAACAATTCTACGAGGAGCATCTCCTCTTCATGGGCATTACTTAGAAGCATAAAACTCCGGGATGTCTGTGGTGTTGCTACCAGGGCATCACCATGCACTTTCAACAGGTTCTACAAGGCTCACAAGTGGTAGGAGTGTGGAATTCGCCATCTTTCCAGTCATGATGTTATTGCATAGGTTATCTGAGTGATTCTTGGTGGTTAGGAGTGGTGAAATAGAAGGCTAATTACATATCTAAACAGTGGTTATTTGAATCCTGGATAAACACCAGGGGACCTTGTGATTCAGCACTAGTGCCAATGTGGAAAGACCTTGACAAAATGGTTCCAGGAAAAGATTACTGTAGGCATTATTTACTGCAACTACTGCATCATATGTACATTtggtagacgcccttatccaaGGTGACTTGCATGTGTtccatttatacaactgagcagttgaaggttaagggtcttTCTCAAGgtcccagcagtggcagcttgctggtgctgggatttgaactcaggaCCTTCCCTTCAGAAGTCCAATGACTACTGAGCTTGGAAAGATGTTGGTTTCCACACTCGTATCACTTGGGAAGGGCGATGTTCACCTTGTAGAACCTGCTGAAAGTGCACGGTGATGCCCTGGTGGCAGCACCACATCACTTCCTACCTTTGTTGAAGGCCTCGGCATGTGCGCTCAAATGGTGAAGAGTGATCCAAACCTTCCCTGGTAGTAAACTAGGGCATTGCTAGCGACTTCAAATGCAGCGCACCACATTTTCCTGTACTCTTGCCTGAAAATCCAGCCTAATTATCTTTTTCTGCTTGCAAATCCTCAGAGGGACTGAAGAACACCACACAAGACACCACAGACACGGAGGAATCCCTCCACTTACTTGGTGAGCATGCAACTGATCTGAGCAGGacaagtttttattattattattattattattattattattattactactattactactacatcTGTAAGCCATAATTAAAGTAGTGTATATTTTCGGTCATTTGAAGAGTTGAAGAACCTATTGCAGAACAAGGAAAAAGAACTTGAAGATAAAACAAAGCAGCTGGAGAGCGCAATAGGAGAGTTGACAAGGATGACAAAGCTGCTGCAAGATAGAGAGACGGATGTGGAGAATTTAGCACAAGAGCGAGACGAACATGTGAAGAACATGACCGGTGAGATGGAAATGTGTTTAAGGGAACTGGAGACCCTGGGACAGAAACTGCAGGAGAAGAACGCACAGGTCCAGGAgcttcgagtcattttaaaagacAAAGAGCGGGaactggaggaggaaaagaaacacCAAGGAGAAAGAGAACGTGTGATTACAGGTGAAATCACTTAACTATAAACTCTCACATCCCAGATGTGTCCTTTAATTAgtgttataaaaaatattccAGAATCGCTGATGCACATCAGTCTTTAATACGATTCTAGCTTCAGGACATTTCAGTTTGGCTTGGTTAACTGGAATGTGTTTTCGTAACCACCCCGTTCTGCATGATTGCTTGCAGCAAATGTTTCTCACGGGCCGTTCGTCTTCGAACTCCTGGAGAAGAGCGATGACATGCTGAGCAAAATGTACCAAAACCCGGAGGAGCAGCTGGAAGAGCTGAAGAGCTGGCTTTACgtaaagagagaggagagaagactgagagaagaggaggagaggacgCAAATTCTTGAAAAAGAGTTTCTCGATTACATCTCGGCGGTGAAAGAACTGATCGGAAAGAAACACGAGAAGAACGTGGCTTTGGCGAAGATGCTGGCTGTGCTTCAGGATAAGCTAGAGGTTGCAGAGACGGATGAGGAAAGGGAGGCGCTAGAGCTGCAGTTGAAGGAAGCTTTAGAAATGCAGACGCAAGGTGAGGAACAGATAGAAAGACTGACCGAAGGCATagaggaaaagaggagaggaatcGAGGAGAAGCACACACATGAGATagagaagatcagggagaaaTACAGCACCGTGTCGAAGACTGACACGGAAACAAATATCCTGAAAATCATCCTCCCTGACGTCCAGGCGTACTTTCAGAACATAGCCGTGAACATGCAGAGAACTTTACACGCACAAAGACAGATCATAACCAACAAGATCGCTGAAGAAAGACAAACCCCAGATCACACAGACGTAGACGGAGTGGAAATGAGTGTTGAGAAGAAGATCCTGGAAAACCAAACCGACGGTCCAGTCGAGGAACGGACAGAACTGGAAGTCGAGATGTCGAGATCTATTAAGAATAGCCCAGAAGTAAACAATAACTGTGCAGGGACACTCGTGCAGGAAGTTGCGGAAGTAGAAGCAGAGCTACGTGCAGCCAGAGAACCGAACGGTTTCAACAGTGAGGATCCAGATTCGGAAGACGAGAGCGACAAAATGGCGAACAGCGTGATCATTGGAGAGGGAGAAATAGAAGCAGggatagaagaagaagaagaagagcaggAGGAGGTGAGGGAAGTGAACGAGCACAGTGAAACAGGTGAAGAAGACGTGATTTACACCCAGTAGACTTTCAGGCGCTAATCGCAGTCCTGgaactgatcttttttttttccacatagtATTAGGAGTATGCCAAAGTGACATTTTCTTATGATGAGTTCCTAACTAATATTTTCTCTCCGTGTTCTGGCAGTTTCCATTTGCTAGCTCCGTCTCTCCGATTGCACGACAGCTACCAAAATTGTTGTGTGTGGTCTCTATGTGAAAACagcttttcaaactgctgccaGTGCAATCTCACAGGGTCACAACCCAGCGAACTCGGTTAACTAACCCAACCAGCAAGTGATACAGTGAGATGATGTTAGCTAACAAAGTCGAATCAAGGaaacagtagtgtgtgtgtttacagggtGTTCAGCATGAGCAGATTGTGGAGGAGAATCCTGGGATGAGCGAAAGGACCGTCTTTATGATTTACAGCATGTACAAATCTACAGTTATAGATGTGagattattcactgatgcaaGAGTGAGGACTTGGgaataaatagtttttttagGGACCAGCCACAGCAGCAGGTGAGTCACAAGTATAGAAATTCCAAGCGGTAGCAAAGGCGTAGGGTATCAGGATGGTGCTGTTTATCTAATAATAAATGCCATGGTGGTAAATATGATTCTGCAGTCTTGTATTTGGGGGGGCAAACGGCtcggttttattttaaatagttttgtaCATACAAGTTATTTCAACTGACGTTTCAAATGCCTGCATTGTTCTTTGATTAAAATGACATCacgatcacatttttttttttagggtaaACTCCATGTCATTCAATTAAAATACTGCAATATGGAAGTACTAAAGATTCTCCAGGATCCCTGTATCACCCCTGAGACGCTGGTTCTGCGGCGTGGTCAATGGGATAGTTGGtcttcctggaaaaaaaaaaattgggagaaaaaaaaaaaagatgagtggGTGTGGCTTTGCCAGAATTTCCGATGTTAACTCCTGAAGTGttctatttataccacagcaatttcccaaTGATTAGTCCCACCCCCCCCCATCAGTCATATAAACACATTGTTAAAAcaagttcttgttatcacttacactatagcagctataaataccAAAATCGTCAAAATAGTGTCTCTTCACgcaaaac
This genomic window from Ictalurus punctatus breed USDA103 chromosome 1, Coco_2.0, whole genome shotgun sequence contains:
- the LOC108264431 gene encoding golgin subfamily A member 6-like protein 22 isoform X1, translating into MFILICRYNRVFAYPGDDVTLSSHLSPETNVVSMEIRWFRGIECIYLYKNGQVSVGKGYEGRASLFTPELKRGNVSLILKSIAPMDTGTYSCQVLTGHNKVEKSIHLYMSGMEPLSPDRTGLKLTEQESVDMDESVLILELKKLLQQREKELQDKTRELETTTEMLRTKSSLLLYTDMDLENMSKLANQKEEHLKSMVSELETCKRQLEMLGQKLQEKNAQVEELRAILQDKERELEEEKKHLGEGEEQQITEGLKNTTQDTTDTEESLHLLELKNLLQNKEKELEDKTKQLESAIGELTRMTKLLQDRETDVENLAQERDEHVKNMTGEMEMCLRELETLGQKLQEKNAQVQELRVILKDKERELEEEKKHQGERERVITANVSHGPFVFELLEKSDDMLSKMYQNPEEQLEELKSWLYVKREERRLREEEERTQILEKEFLDYISAVKELIGKKHEKNVALAKMLAVLQDKLEVAETDEEREALELQLKEALEMQTQGEEQIERLTEGIEEKRRGIEEKHTHEIEKIREKYSTVSKTDTETNILKIILPDVQAYFQNIAVNMQRTLHAQRQIITNKIAEERQTPDHTDVDGVEMSVEKKILENQTDGPVEERTELEVEMSRSIKNSPEVNNNCAGTLVQEVAEVEAELRAAREPNGFNSEDPDSEDESDKMANSVIIGEGEIEAGIEEEEEEQEEVREVNEHSETGEEDVIYTQ
- the LOC108264431 gene encoding golgin subfamily A member 6-like protein 22 isoform X2; translation: MFILICRYNRVFAYPGDDVTLSSHLSPETNVVSMEIRWFRGIECIYLYKNGQVSVGKGYEGRASLFTPELKRGNVSLILKSIAPMDTGTYSCQVLTGHNKVEKSIHLYMSGMEPLSPDRRLKLTEQESVDMDESVLILELKKLLQQREKELQDKTRELETTTEMLRTKSSLLLYTDMDLENMSKLANQKEEHLKSMVSELETCKRQLEMLGQKLQEKNAQVEELRAILQDKERELEEEKKHLGEGEEQQITEGLKNTTQDTTDTEESLHLLELKNLLQNKEKELEDKTKQLESAIGELTRMTKLLQDRETDVENLAQERDEHVKNMTGEMEMCLRELETLGQKLQEKNAQVQELRVILKDKERELEEEKKHQGERERVITANVSHGPFVFELLEKSDDMLSKMYQNPEEQLEELKSWLYVKREERRLREEEERTQILEKEFLDYISAVKELIGKKHEKNVALAKMLAVLQDKLEVAETDEEREALELQLKEALEMQTQGEEQIERLTEGIEEKRRGIEEKHTHEIEKIREKYSTVSKTDTETNILKIILPDVQAYFQNIAVNMQRTLHAQRQIITNKIAEERQTPDHTDVDGVEMSVEKKILENQTDGPVEERTELEVEMSRSIKNSPEVNNNCAGTLVQEVAEVEAELRAAREPNGFNSEDPDSEDESDKMANSVIIGEGEIEAGIEEEEEEQEEVREVNEHSETGEEDVIYTQ